The window TTACTGTTTTGCCAGGCCATGGTGGAGCCAGAGCAGCTGAGTACGTGAAGCGTCATCTTTTCAGTAATCTGATCAACCACCCCAAGTTTATCTCTGACACCAAATCAGCTATATGTACTGTCAGAAAAAAACCTGAGCAAATTTATTTTAAGACAATTTGTTACAGATGCAGCACTCTGAATTGACAGTGAATTTGCTTAAATATTTCCAGCTGATGCCTATAACCATACTGACTCTGAACTTCTCAAGTCAGAAAATAGTCACAATAGAGATGCTGGTTCGACTGCATCTACAGCTATTCTTGTTGGTGATCGTTTACTTGTTGCAAATGTTGGTGATTCAAGAGCTGTTATCAGCAGAGGCGGGAATGGTAATTTTCAAGGAGATCTGTTATGGCTTGTCTTTTTCGTCATTACCACCATTTAGTATCTTGATAGATAATCCCATTTTTCATAAATCTGTGTGTTTGCAGCCATTGCTGTGTCAAGGGACCATAAACCTGACCAAAGTGATGAGCGTGAAAGGATCGAGAATGCTGGTGGATTTGTGATGTGGGCAGGTAAGTAACAAGAAACTATAAGATCATATTTTTCTGCTTCATGCTTTTCTCAACACATAGTCCTAAGTgctatgtgtgtgtgtgtgttgcgTTCATTAATTGAACAGGAACTTGGAGGGTTGGAGGAGTTCTTGCAGTTTCTCGTGCTTTTGGTGATAGGCTTCTGAAGCAATATGTTGTTGCTGATCCAGAAATCCAGGTTATTTCATCACTTTTTAAAGAACCACATTGCATATGATTTTCTGGCCCCTTAAGTTCTCAATCTGAAAAATTTGCTCCAACCCATTTGGCACTGAATACAGGAAGAAAAGATTGATGATTCTCTTGAGTTTTTGATCCTAGCAAGNGATATTTCTCTGCTTCATGCTTTTCTCAACACATAGTCCTAAGTGCTATGTGTGTGTGTTGCGTTCATTAATTGAACAGGAACTTGGAGGGTTGGAGGCGTTCTTGCAGTTTCTCGTGCTTTTGGTGATAGGCTTCTGAAGCAATATGTTGTTGCTGATCCAGAAATCCAGGTAATTGCATCACTTTTATAAGAACCACATTGCATATGATTTTCTGGCCCCTTATGTTCTCAATCTGAAAAATTTGCTCCAACCCTTTTGGCACTGAATACAGGAAGAAAAGATTGATGATTCTCTTGAGTTTTTGATCCTAGCAAGCGACGGACTATGGGATGTTTTCTCTAACGAGGTCTCGTGAAATTAATGGCTTCTTTTAACATCTTCCACTTTCCTACACCAAATACTTTATTAGATAATCTTTAACCATCTCTTGCAGGACGCAGTTGCAATGGCTAAGGAAGTTGAGGACCCAGAGGACTCAGCGAAGAAACTTGTGAGAGAAGCATTAAAGAAAGGAAGTGCAGACAACATCACATGTGTGGTCGTTCGTTTCCTGGAGAACAAGACAGCTTCATCAAGCCATGTCAGCTTCTCCTCATCCAATCAAATGCCACCAATTGGAGACCTCTCTATCTCATCCAGTGAAGCTAACCAAGTCCAGATCGATTCAAAGAACATCAGCCCAAGGAGTAAACCAGATCAGAATGTAACGAATCACAAACCGGTCACTGCAAGCTGCAGCTTCACCGATGAAGTGACCGTTAATGGTTTAGGTAATAAACCAGAGAATTCAGTGAGTCGAAAATCAGTCCCTGAAAGTAGCTCAACCATTGAGTGA is drawn from Camelina sativa cultivar DH55 chromosome 8, Cs, whole genome shotgun sequence and contains these coding sequences:
- the LOC104708028 gene encoding probable protein phosphatase 2C 69, with the translated sequence MGYLDLALSYSNQTQTVEAPASGGGLSQNGKFSYGYASSAGKRSSMEDFFETRIDGVNGEIVGLFGVFDGHGGARAAEYVKRHLFSNLINHPKFISDTKSAISDAYNHTDSELLKSENSHNRDAGSTASTAILVGDRLLVANVGDSRAVISRGGNAIAVSRDHKPDQSDERERIENAGGFVMWAGTWRVGGVLAVSRAFGDRLLKQYVVADPEIQEEKIDDSLEFLILASDGLWDVFSNEDAVAMAKEVEDPEDSAKKLVREALKKGSADNITCVVVRFLENKTASSSHVSFSSSNQMPPIGDLSISSSEANQVQIDSKNISPRSKPDQNVTNHKPVTASCSFTDEVTVNGLGNKPENSVSRKSVPESSSTIE